The proteins below are encoded in one region of Telopea speciosissima isolate NSW1024214 ecotype Mountain lineage chromosome 10, Tspe_v1, whole genome shotgun sequence:
- the LOC122643693 gene encoding uncharacterized protein LOC122643693, translated as MEKWRITSHRLLRHSPRIIPGTSPRPGFEGSIQRSGSKDNLGRAERYFQNEKQNVVTYSHPLRDSIGNLQKFPARNLYKTYGIHCRSFASGAARVQRNPSFLRVNSDDIAFFKEILGEKMSFKTKIGC; from the exons ATGGAGAAATGGCGAATCACTTCACATCGCCTGCTCAGGCACTCTCCGAGAATTATACCTGGGACTTCTCCAAGACCTGGTTTCGAGGGATCAATCCAACGTTCAG GTTCCAAGGATAATCTCGGAAGAGCAGAACGatattttcaaaatgaaaagCAGAACGTTGTAACATATTCCCATCCTTTAAGAGATTCCATTGGAAACCTTCAAAAATTTCCGGCAAGAAATTTGTACAAAACTTACGGAATCCATTGTCGTTCTTTTGCTTCTGGGGCTGCAAGAGTTCAGAGGAACCCTTCATTTTTAAGGGTAAATTCTGATGACATTGCGTTTTTTAAAGAGATATTGGGGGAAAAAATGTCATTCAAGACGAAGATAGGCTGTTAA